Proteins encoded together in one Candidatus Bathyarchaeia archaeon window:
- a CDS encoding NFYB/HAP3 family transcription factor subunit: MKNKELSSSAIHRLMEKAGAARVGEDAVDELRTVLEEVAVKLGREAWEIANYAGRKTVKASDVRLASKRLLRE, from the coding sequence ATGAAGAATAAAGAGTTATCAAGCTCGGCAATACATAGGTTAATGGAGAAGGCTGGGGCGGCTAGAGTGGGAGAAGACGCCGTCGATGAGCTTAGAACCGTGCTGGAGGAAGTGGCTGTTAAACTGGGAAGGGAAGCTTGGGAAATCGCCAACTACGCTGGAAGGAAAACGGTAAAAGCCAGCGATGTAAGGTTGGCTTCTAAGAGACTTCTAAGGGAGTGA
- a CDS encoding Rpp14/Pop5 family protein, producing MCDYLMREKKRYLALKIHGVEDLGALNVFESIKQVVKEIFGDLGLAETELSWVRTEGKTGVTVLRCARDHVERVRFATLFVKKINGREVGVKVVKVSGTVKGALK from the coding sequence ATGTGTGACTACCTGATGAGGGAGAAAAAAAGATACCTAGCATTAAAGATCCATGGGGTCGAGGACTTAGGCGCATTAAACGTGTTCGAATCGATTAAGCAGGTGGTGAAAGAAATTTTCGGCGATCTCGGATTAGCTGAAACGGAGCTGAGCTGGGTTAGAACGGAGGGAAAAACCGGCGTTACAGTCTTAAGATGCGCTAGGGACCATGTTGAGAGAGTAAGGTTCGCTACGCTCTTCGTCAAGAAAATCAACGGCAGAGAAGTGGGGGTAAAGGTGGTGAAAGTCTCAGGAACGGTTAAAGGGGCGTTGAAATGA
- the rrp41 gene encoding exosome complex exonuclease Rrp41, whose protein sequence is MSSYNKVEAPKKLIKNGLRLDGRKPEELRPIKMEVGVLDKADGSAYIEQGRNKILVAVYGPREAHPKHIALPDRAALRCRYHMAPFSTDERRSPAPSRRDMELSKVIREALEPSILTQLYPRTTIDVFIEILQSDGGTRCAGITGASLALADAGIPLKDMVAACAVGKVDGKLVLDLNDLEDKYGEADMPIALMPNTGKITLLQMDGDLSVEEFNAAVEIAVEACKKISQMQRESIRRKYVQGDKIAVS, encoded by the coding sequence ATGTCGAGTTACAATAAGGTAGAGGCGCCTAAAAAGCTCATTAAAAACGGTTTAAGGCTGGATGGAAGGAAACCGGAGGAGTTGAGGCCGATTAAAATGGAGGTAGGAGTGTTGGATAAGGCTGACGGATCAGCCTACATAGAGCAGGGGAGGAATAAAATATTGGTAGCTGTTTACGGCCCTAGAGAGGCGCATCCTAAACACATCGCTTTACCGGATAGAGCTGCCTTACGATGCCGATATCATATGGCGCCGTTCTCAACCGACGAAAGAAGGTCGCCAGCACCCTCCAGAAGGGATATGGAGCTTTCGAAGGTAATTCGGGAAGCCTTAGAGCCCTCCATTCTCACACAGCTTTATCCTAGAACGACCATCGACGTGTTCATCGAAATATTGCAGTCCGACGGGGGAACAAGGTGCGCTGGCATAACTGGAGCGTCCCTAGCGTTAGCCGACGCTGGGATCCCTCTTAAAGACATGGTGGCCGCGTGTGCGGTTGGGAAGGTTGATGGAAAACTCGTATTGGACCTCAACGACTTAGAGGACAAATATGGGGAGGCTGACATGCCCATCGCGTTAATGCCTAACACGGGGAAAATCACGCTTCTTCAAATGGATGGAGATCTCTCCGTAGAGGAGTTTAATGCCGCCGTAGAGATCGCGGTGGAGGCGTGTAAAAAAATCAGCCAGATGCAAAGGGAGTCCATCAGAAGGAAGTATGTTCAAGGAGATAAAATCGCCGTAAGTTGA
- a CDS encoding 50S ribosomal protein L37ae codes for MSKSSAAFGARYGSKPRKRYTETVKQIRVKYECPRCGRLSVKRVSFGIWICGKCGYNFAGGAYTPFTKIGVASERVSAKPSTDRATSKNLQ; via the coding sequence ATGAGCAAGTCTTCCGCCGCCTTCGGGGCCAGATACGGGTCCAAGCCGAGAAAGAGGTATACGGAGACCGTAAAACAGATCCGCGTTAAATACGAATGCCCAAGGTGTGGGAGGCTAAGCGTTAAAAGAGTAAGCTTCGGAATCTGGATCTGCGGCAAATGCGGATACAACTTCGCTGGAGGAGCCTATACACCGTTCACAAAGATCGGCGTAGCATCGGAAAGGGTCAGCGCGAAGCCATCAACAGATCGAGCGACCTCGAAAAATCTACAATAA
- the psmA gene encoding archaeal proteasome endopeptidase complex subunit alpha: protein MFAAPGGYDRAITVFSPDGRLFQVEYASETVKRGATVLGITCPEGTVLAAEERATSKLQDPSFMWKIFQIDEHVGAAVAGLSCDAHILVDQARVYAQSNRLLYDEPIDIETLTRRIGEIKQLYTQHAGVRPFGLSILFAGVDSKGSRLFWTDPSGAFLAYKAWAIGAGGDVANEILEKEYSDDLTLKDAIKLALKCMSKVIEGELDSQKIKIAVIPSDTRKFRKLEPEEVEKYLKSI, encoded by the coding sequence ATGTTTGCCGCGCCGGGGGGATATGACAGAGCGATTACAGTTTTCTCCCCTGATGGAAGGTTGTTTCAAGTTGAGTACGCTTCGGAAACAGTTAAGCGAGGAGCCACCGTCCTAGGTATAACCTGCCCTGAAGGCACGGTGCTGGCGGCTGAAGAGAGGGCCACTTCTAAGCTTCAAGACCCCTCTTTCATGTGGAAAATCTTTCAGATAGATGAGCATGTGGGGGCCGCGGTGGCTGGGTTGAGCTGCGACGCTCACATATTGGTTGATCAAGCCAGGGTTTACGCTCAATCCAACAGGCTACTCTACGATGAGCCTATAGACATCGAAACCCTAACTAGGAGGATAGGTGAAATAAAGCAGCTTTACACCCAGCATGCTGGGGTAAGGCCTTTCGGGCTGTCCATCCTTTTCGCCGGAGTAGACTCGAAGGGAAGTCGGCTTTTCTGGACAGATCCAAGCGGGGCCTTTCTAGCCTATAAGGCTTGGGCCATAGGGGCTGGAGGGGATGTGGCGAACGAGATATTGGAAAAAGAATATAGCGATGACCTAACCTTGAAGGACGCGATAAAGCTGGCGTTGAAATGCATGAGCAAGGTCATTGAAGGGGAATTAGATTCTCAGAAAATAAAAATAGCTGTGATACCTTCTGATACACGGAAGTTCAGGAAGCTGGAGCCTGAGGAAGTTGAAAAATATTTGAAGAGCATTTAA
- a CDS encoding malate dehydrogenase, translating to MVQCDVKMHIAVVGIGRVGRPTANAILTDGLASELTVCDIKEPLADSFAEELKHVAASQRFDVEINSCGDAENISGAGLIIISAGYPRTPGSTISRRMLSEKNAEIVKEISEKTEKKNPMAKYLVVTNPVDAMAMVCKRYTGRAFVLSTGTHLESLRFRARLAELLSTPVSRIQGWVLGEHGENAFIAWSSVRVNGLSLRDRLGEIDQTVKDEALSYVLGVSRRIIDGLGATEFGPAASFRDIVRAIVRNTNEVLPVASPIRFEGIEEPVFVSAPTRLGSSIGPVLINRLSADEKLRLKSAAEFIYQTYLTALKSLED from the coding sequence TTGGTTCAATGTGATGTCAAGATGCACATAGCCGTCGTAGGAATAGGCAGAGTCGGTAGACCTACAGCCAATGCTATTTTAACCGATGGATTGGCGTCAGAGCTCACCGTATGCGACATTAAGGAACCCCTCGCCGATTCCTTCGCTGAAGAGTTGAAGCATGTGGCGGCTAGTCAAAGATTCGATGTAGAGATAAACAGTTGTGGCGACGCGGAAAACATTTCTGGAGCGGGTTTGATTATTATATCAGCCGGATATCCTAGAACCCCGGGCTCAACCATCAGCCGAAGGATGCTGTCGGAGAAAAACGCGGAGATTGTCAAGGAGATTTCCGAGAAAACGGAGAAGAAGAACCCTATGGCGAAATATCTCGTGGTTACTAATCCCGTTGACGCCATGGCCATGGTTTGCAAGCGCTATACTGGACGAGCCTTCGTTTTAAGCACTGGAACCCACCTAGAATCATTGAGGTTTAGGGCTCGCTTAGCCGAGTTGCTGTCAACCCCAGTGTCCAGAATACAGGGCTGGGTGTTGGGTGAGCATGGTGAAAACGCGTTTATAGCTTGGTCCTCTGTAAGGGTTAATGGGCTGAGCCTCAGGGATCGTCTAGGAGAAATCGATCAAACCGTCAAGGATGAAGCACTCTCCTACGTACTGGGTGTTTCGCGGAGGATAATCGATGGGCTAGGCGCGACGGAGTTCGGTCCAGCCGCATCTTTTAGAGACATCGTGAGGGCGATTGTTAGAAACACTAATGAAGTGTTGCCGGTTGCGTCGCCAATTCGTTTCGAAGGGATCGAAGAGCCGGTTTTCGTCAGCGCTCCTACGAGGCTGGGCTCATCGATCGGCCCAGTGTTGATAAACCGGCTTTCAGCGGATGAAAAACTTAGATTAAAGTCGGCTGCTGAGTTCATTTATCAAACATATCTTACAGCGTTGAAGTCGCTGGAGGATTAG
- a CDS encoding ParB N-terminal domain-containing protein, producing the protein MGEGSGVDGFTIRHGSLTLEIGLVNLQSLKLHEETLEAPLTSLVEDIEKSGVVKHPVIVDKDSLTVLDGMHRVQALRRIGCVRALTCNVNYQSQDVTLKFWYRTLDDVDVGVALELMKEMRLSFQRGELDSEVLGSPDLVLALITRDGMFYSVRRGRIVEEAFDIVKILERRVQAKGTLSYYSEDEALKKALRGEVRAALAIPKLAKKEVVSLANKGYLLPPKTTRHVIPARPMGVNAPLGLLMDRRMETEEANARLVEQLMRREVLKIGPGATYENRFYEEELYVFV; encoded by the coding sequence ATGGGTGAAGGATCAGGTGTCGATGGGTTCACTATTAGACATGGAAGCTTAACCTTAGAAATAGGCCTAGTTAACCTTCAATCCTTAAAGCTACATGAAGAAACATTAGAGGCGCCTTTAACGTCATTGGTGGAAGACATCGAGAAGAGTGGCGTGGTTAAGCACCCTGTGATAGTGGATAAAGACAGTTTAACAGTTTTAGATGGGATGCATAGGGTTCAAGCGTTAAGGCGCATTGGATGTGTGAGGGCTTTAACGTGCAATGTTAACTATCAAAGTCAGGATGTGACGTTAAAGTTCTGGTACAGAACCTTGGATGATGTTGACGTGGGGGTGGCGTTAGAATTAATGAAAGAAATGCGGCTCTCCTTTCAACGCGGGGAGCTGGACAGTGAAGTGTTAGGTAGTCCTGACTTAGTCTTGGCGTTGATAACGAGGGACGGCATGTTTTACTCGGTTAGGAGGGGTCGCATAGTGGAGGAAGCCTTTGACATCGTTAAGATTTTAGAGAGAAGGGTGCAGGCTAAGGGCACGTTGTCCTACTACAGCGAGGATGAGGCTTTAAAGAAAGCTTTGAGAGGGGAGGTGAGAGCCGCCTTAGCTATACCTAAGCTCGCAAAGAAGGAAGTAGTAAGCTTAGCAAATAAAGGTTATCTCCTTCCTCCTAAGACTACTCGACACGTCATCCCCGCGAGGCCTATGGGGGTTAACGCTCCATTAGGCTTGCTGATGGACAGGCGGATGGAAACTGAGGAGGCGAACGCGAGGCTGGTTGAGCAGCTTATGAGGAGAGAGGTCTTAAAGATTGGTCCCGGCGCGACTTATGAAAACAGATTTTACGAAGAGGAGCTTTACGTTTTCGTGTAG
- the thsB gene encoding thermosome subunit beta — MAYLAGQPVLILKEGSSRRRGRDAQRANMTAARIVAEVVKSTLGPRGMDKMLVDTLGDITITNDGAAILDEMDVQHPAAKMMVEVAKAQDDEVGDGTTSAVVIAGELIRKAEELIEDNIHPTVIVHGYKSAADEAIRMLNEIAVTADIDDREVLKKIALTSMHSKGVGVAKDHFADIAIEAVKQVAEKRGESYFVDIDNVQLIKKEGKSLLDTELVKGVIIDKEVVHPGMPKEIKNPKIALLDCPLEIEKTEFSAEIRIRDPTQMKAFLDEEARMLKKMVDKIKASGANVVLCQKGIDDTAQHYLAKEGIMAVRRIKKSDMEKLSRATGGKIVTNIDDLKPGDLGTCGLIEERKIGDDKMVFVQQCKDPKSMSILIRAGLERLVDEAERALNDALSVVADVIMKNKVVAGGGSVEEELAKRLKGFAAKVGGREQLAIEAFADALETIPRTLAENAGLDPIDIMVKLRSSHEKPGGLWHGVNVYTGEIEDMMKNGVIEPISVKEQEIKSATEAASMILRIDDVIAAAKPPPTPPKGGPGGPGGAGEIPEY; from the coding sequence ATGGCCTACTTAGCTGGACAGCCTGTATTAATATTGAAAGAAGGCAGTAGTAGGCGGAGAGGCCGAGACGCGCAGAGGGCTAATATGACCGCCGCTAGAATAGTGGCCGAAGTAGTGAAAAGCACGTTAGGACCTAGGGGAATGGACAAAATGCTAGTTGACACCCTGGGTGACATAACCATAACGAACGATGGAGCGGCTATTTTGGACGAGATGGATGTGCAACATCCTGCGGCGAAGATGATGGTTGAAGTGGCCAAAGCCCAGGATGACGAGGTGGGTGACGGCACAACCTCTGCGGTCGTCATAGCGGGGGAGCTTATCAGAAAAGCCGAGGAGCTGATTGAAGATAATATCCACCCGACGGTGATAGTGCATGGATATAAAAGCGCCGCCGACGAAGCCATAAGGATGTTGAACGAAATCGCGGTGACCGCCGACATAGACGACAGGGAGGTCTTAAAGAAGATCGCTTTAACCTCTATGCACAGTAAAGGTGTTGGGGTGGCTAAGGATCACTTCGCCGATATCGCCATCGAGGCCGTGAAACAGGTCGCTGAGAAGCGCGGGGAATCCTACTTCGTTGACATCGATAATGTTCAGTTGATTAAGAAGGAGGGGAAAAGCCTCCTAGACACGGAGCTGGTTAAGGGCGTTATCATCGACAAGGAAGTTGTTCACCCAGGTATGCCTAAGGAGATAAAGAATCCGAAGATCGCGTTGCTAGATTGTCCCTTGGAAATAGAGAAGACGGAGTTCAGCGCTGAGATAAGGATAAGGGATCCGACTCAGATGAAGGCGTTTTTAGACGAAGAGGCGAGGATGCTCAAGAAGATGGTTGATAAGATAAAGGCCTCAGGTGCTAATGTGGTGTTATGCCAGAAGGGGATCGACGACACCGCTCAACACTACTTGGCCAAAGAAGGAATAATGGCCGTTAGGAGGATAAAGAAGTCGGATATGGAGAAGCTTTCAAGGGCCACCGGCGGCAAAATTGTGACGAACATCGACGACCTGAAACCTGGAGATCTCGGCACATGCGGGCTTATTGAGGAAAGGAAAATAGGCGACGATAAAATGGTCTTCGTGCAGCAATGCAAAGATCCTAAATCCATGTCCATCCTGATAAGAGCTGGATTGGAAAGGCTCGTAGACGAAGCGGAGCGAGCCCTAAACGACGCCCTCTCCGTAGTGGCTGACGTAATAATGAAGAATAAGGTAGTCGCGGGTGGAGGATCTGTTGAAGAAGAGCTGGCTAAAAGGTTGAAAGGATTCGCGGCTAAGGTCGGAGGCAGGGAGCAGCTTGCGATCGAAGCCTTCGCTGACGCCTTGGAAACCATACCTAGAACCCTAGCTGAAAACGCCGGACTGGATCCGATCGACATCATGGTGAAGCTGAGGTCTTCGCATGAAAAGCCAGGCGGATTATGGCACGGCGTCAACGTGTACACCGGAGAAATCGAGGACATGATGAAAAACGGCGTCATCGAGCCCATAAGTGTAAAGGAGCAGGAAATAAAATCCGCCACAGAAGCAGCGTCGATGATCCTACGAATCGACGACGTAATCGCCGCCGCCAAACCGCCTCCAACGCCTCCAAAAGGCGGACCGGGCGGCCCAGGAGGAGCTGGGGAAATACCTGAATATTAA
- the argG gene encoding argininosuccinate synthase, protein MSGKRKAVALAYSGGLDSTALLILLKERYGFEQVIPVLVDVGQGEEDVKIARERAEILGEELVFYDAKKEFVTEYVHKCIKANGSYEGYPVGTSMSRVLIASKVVETAMEKGAEAVAHGCTGKGNDQYRMEVTFKYYYPDVKIIAPVRELNLVRSQEEEILRRHGIDPEKRVGKIGGDINIWSHSIGSGQVEDTSTQVTSDYLWAAPIDESDENGAEVIVEFSEGVPTAVDGVTDPVSMLTYLNEVGGRNGVGRIDILEDGIIGLKSREIYEAPAAEILLKLHADLEHLVLTKEQLRLKSEVDRLWADMVYHGMWLHPLKKDLDAFIDSTQRYVNGKYKVRLFKGNVLILQRDSKDSLFAPELRSVKKSGFDQRDVTGAVSVYTLPYRLFRMKGR, encoded by the coding sequence TTGAGCGGTAAAAGGAAAGCGGTCGCGCTGGCCTACTCTGGAGGATTAGACTCCACAGCTCTTCTGATCTTGTTGAAAGAGCGTTATGGATTTGAACAGGTGATACCGGTTCTTGTGGATGTGGGCCAGGGAGAGGAGGATGTTAAAATCGCCAGGGAGAGGGCTGAGATTTTGGGCGAGGAGTTGGTTTTCTACGACGCTAAGAAAGAGTTTGTCACAGAGTACGTTCACAAGTGCATTAAAGCTAATGGGTCCTATGAAGGGTATCCTGTGGGGACCTCCATGTCCCGTGTTCTAATAGCTTCTAAGGTGGTGGAAACGGCTATGGAAAAGGGGGCTGAGGCTGTGGCCCATGGTTGCACTGGGAAGGGAAACGATCAGTACAGGATGGAGGTCACATTCAAGTATTATTACCCAGACGTGAAAATCATCGCCCCGGTTAGAGAGTTGAACCTCGTACGATCTCAGGAGGAGGAGATTCTTAGGAGGCATGGAATCGACCCTGAAAAAAGGGTAGGGAAGATAGGCGGGGACATAAACATCTGGTCACATTCCATAGGCAGCGGTCAAGTAGAGGACACTTCAACCCAAGTGACCTCAGATTACCTTTGGGCCGCTCCGATCGATGAATCGGATGAAAACGGCGCGGAGGTCATCGTTGAGTTCTCCGAAGGCGTCCCAACAGCTGTCGACGGCGTAACGGACCCTGTTTCCATGCTTACCTACCTAAACGAGGTTGGTGGCAGAAACGGAGTGGGGCGCATAGACATCTTGGAGGATGGAATCATAGGGTTAAAGTCGAGGGAAATATACGAAGCTCCAGCCGCTGAAATACTCTTAAAACTTCACGCAGACCTAGAACACTTGGTTTTAACAAAGGAGCAGTTGAGGTTGAAGTCTGAAGTCGATAGACTTTGGGCTGACATGGTATACCATGGAATGTGGCTACACCCATTAAAAAAAGATCTGGACGCTTTCATCGACTCGACTCAACGATACGTCAACGGGAAGTATAAGGTAAGGTTATTTAAAGGAAACGTCTTAATACTCCAACGGGACTCCAAGGACAGCCTCTTCGCCCCAGAGCTCAGGTCCGTTAAAAAATCAGGCTTCGACCAAAGAGACGTCACAGGCGCGGTTAGCGTTTACACGCTTCCATACCGGCTATTCAGGATGAAAGGCAGGTAG
- a CDS encoding MoaD/ThiS family protein: MVKVLGSLVEEAGFKERDFNLKDDLTLTELLSMVFQGRGESGLSYSHMLILVNGVEATALPQGLETKLGKNDEVTMIPVSHGG, from the coding sequence ATGGTTAAAGTGCTTGGTAGCTTGGTGGAGGAGGCAGGCTTTAAGGAAAGGGATTTCAACTTGAAAGATGATTTAACGTTGACTGAGTTGCTGAGCATGGTTTTCCAAGGAAGGGGTGAAAGTGGCTTATCGTACTCTCACATGTTAATTTTAGTTAACGGCGTGGAAGCTACGGCGTTGCCTCAGGGTTTGGAGACGAAGCTTGGGAAAAATGATGAGGTAACGATGATTCCCGTGTCTCACGGTGGATGA
- the rrp42 gene encoding exosome complex protein Rrp42, with amino-acid sequence MSSTPSQQPLAKIERKALIESIERGKRIDGRSPEEYRTVEIDAGVIPKAEGSAQVKLGKTKVLVGVKIDVGEPFPDTPDQGVLTVNAELVPLASPTFEPGPPDENAIELARVVDRGIRESGALDLEKLCIIAGSKVFVIFVDIYVLDHDGNLIDASALAALTAILNARMKNYELKKDEVVFKDKYEPLPVLKRPIAITTAKIGNALIVDPCLDEEYVMDARLTVTMDEDGRIRAMQKGGLGTITLKEIGSIIDMASRKSQELRKKVMEAVEQT; translated from the coding sequence ATGTCTTCGACGCCTAGCCAGCAACCGTTGGCAAAGATAGAGAGAAAAGCTTTAATCGAGTCTATTGAAAGAGGCAAGAGGATCGATGGAAGATCTCCTGAAGAGTACAGGACCGTTGAAATAGATGCTGGGGTGATCCCAAAGGCCGAAGGCTCAGCTCAGGTTAAACTTGGTAAAACGAAGGTTTTGGTTGGGGTTAAAATAGACGTTGGTGAGCCGTTCCCAGATACACCTGACCAAGGAGTATTAACGGTCAACGCGGAGCTTGTTCCCCTAGCCTCACCCACGTTTGAACCCGGACCACCTGATGAAAACGCCATAGAGCTAGCCCGAGTTGTCGATAGAGGGATAAGGGAGTCAGGGGCCTTAGACCTAGAGAAGCTTTGCATAATCGCTGGCAGCAAGGTCTTTGTTATTTTCGTGGACATATACGTTCTTGACCATGATGGAAACCTCATCGACGCTTCAGCCTTGGCGGCTTTGACAGCAATCCTGAACGCGCGGATGAAAAATTACGAATTAAAAAAGGATGAAGTCGTTTTCAAAGACAAGTATGAGCCTCTTCCCGTTCTCAAGCGTCCAATCGCGATCACGACAGCGAAGATAGGAAACGCCCTGATCGTCGATCCATGTCTAGACGAGGAATACGTGATGGACGCTAGGTTAACTGTAACGATGGATGAGGATGGGAGGATAAGGGCGATGCAGAAAGGGGGGTTGGGAACGATAACCTTAAAGGAAATAGGGTCGATCATCGACATGGCTTCGAGAAAATCCCAGGAGCTGAGGAAAAAGGTAATGGAGGCCGTTGAGCAAACATGA
- a CDS encoding RNase P subunit p30 family protein, translating to MKTDRKYTDMHVELSAFKEHPDTTLDILRRLGFKSVAITYQGIKKNYTPMKIESSQGLELASRVQINPQNRFELLKDLRAYRPWFEVVGVKCVNLDVARTAVRDSRVDVVSFPLENLRVRFSDKLAKLCNAALEITVRELVSAKAPRHLIFRRLRKEFECAASNEVHLIVASGAKSLMELTPPMDLSSIPAVLGVETMDSLKTVSEHPYSIIQRNKMKLRGALIGDV from the coding sequence TTGAAGACCGATAGAAAATACACGGACATGCATGTGGAACTAAGCGCTTTTAAAGAGCACCCAGACACAACTTTAGACATCTTAAGGAGGCTGGGGTTCAAATCTGTGGCGATAACCTATCAAGGAATAAAAAAGAATTATACGCCGATGAAAATTGAGTCCAGCCAGGGCCTCGAGTTAGCGTCTAGAGTTCAGATTAATCCTCAAAATAGGTTTGAGCTTCTAAAGGACCTCAGAGCTTATAGGCCATGGTTTGAGGTTGTTGGAGTGAAATGTGTCAACTTAGATGTGGCGCGCACAGCTGTAAGAGACAGCCGAGTCGACGTAGTCTCCTTTCCGCTTGAAAATCTGAGGGTGAGGTTTTCAGATAAGTTGGCTAAGCTTTGCAACGCCGCCCTTGAAATCACCGTCAGGGAGCTAGTATCGGCGAAAGCGCCGAGGCACCTTATTTTCCGGCGTTTAAGAAAAGAATTTGAATGCGCGGCATCCAACGAGGTTCACCTGATAGTGGCCAGCGGGGCTAAAAGCCTCATGGAGCTAACGCCCCCCATGGATCTATCTTCCATCCCAGCTGTTCTAGGGGTTGAAACCATGGACTCGTTGAAAACTGTTTCAGAACACCCATACTCAATAATTCAACGGAACAAGATGAAGCTGCGTGGAGCCCTAATAGGTGATGTGTGA
- the rrp4 gene encoding exosome complex RNA-binding protein Rrp4: MTIFVEKRQLVLPGDLLAENGYEMGLNVYKEDGKIYAVKVGLAEHDDRKISVVPLKGCYVPYVGDQVIGKIVDVGLSGWLLDINTAYQAMLPLSEAIGRRQTHVKTELTSILNIGDLVLAKVIAFDRTRDPLLTIRGPGLGRITSGRTMKISSTKIPRLIGRKGSMVSMIKRETGCEIIIGQNGVVVVSGRSPIKVKAAVEAISMVEREAHTEGLTDRVKEHIRRMVENVELQ; encoded by the coding sequence TTGACAATTTTCGTCGAGAAAAGGCAGCTTGTCCTGCCAGGGGACTTGCTGGCTGAAAACGGATATGAAATGGGGTTAAACGTATACAAGGAAGATGGAAAAATATACGCGGTTAAAGTGGGTTTAGCTGAGCATGACGATCGGAAAATAAGCGTGGTACCTTTAAAAGGATGCTACGTTCCGTATGTTGGTGATCAGGTCATAGGTAAAATAGTGGACGTAGGGTTGTCAGGATGGTTGCTTGACATCAACACGGCTTACCAAGCTATGTTGCCTCTGTCCGAGGCGATTGGGAGAAGGCAGACCCATGTTAAAACAGAGTTGACAAGCATACTCAACATCGGAGACCTAGTACTCGCAAAGGTCATCGCTTTTGACAGGACCAGAGATCCCCTCCTCACCATAAGGGGGCCGGGGTTGGGCAGGATTACTTCAGGTAGGACGATGAAGATCTCTTCGACGAAGATCCCGAGGCTGATAGGAAGGAAAGGGTCGATGGTCAGCATGATTAAAAGAGAGACGGGGTGCGAGATCATCATAGGTCAAAATGGGGTTGTGGTGGTTTCAGGACGATCTCCCATCAAGGTGAAAGCCGCCGTGGAGGCCATATCCATGGTTGAAAGAGAAGCCCATACTGAGGGTTTAACCGATAGGGTGAAGGAACATATCAGGAGAATGGTGGAGAATGTCGAGTTACAATAA
- a CDS encoding ribosome assembly factor SBDS, whose product MSEKFTVARISKGGERFEILVKPDPAFKFKIGEKIVLSQILAIEEIYSDASKGKKASMESLTKCFGTEDPLKVAETILKEGELQLTSDQRRKLIEEKRLGIINFISRNCIDPRTGAPHPPLRIEQALDQLKVPIDPFKDVEEQAKAVIDKMRQILPIRVENVKVEVKVNPEFAAKAYNIIKNHARILEEKWLNDGSWSGVVEMAAGLYGPFIEKMGKATKGTVYAKVQK is encoded by the coding sequence ATGAGCGAGAAGTTCACGGTCGCGAGGATTTCCAAGGGTGGGGAACGTTTTGAAATCCTTGTGAAACCGGACCCCGCGTTTAAATTTAAAATAGGGGAGAAAATAGTGTTGTCTCAAATATTGGCGATTGAGGAAATCTACAGCGACGCCAGTAAAGGTAAGAAGGCTTCGATGGAGAGTCTGACGAAATGTTTCGGCACCGAGGATCCTTTAAAAGTGGCTGAAACAATACTGAAGGAAGGGGAGCTTCAATTAACCTCTGATCAAAGGAGAAAGCTGATAGAGGAGAAGAGACTTGGCATAATTAACTTTATCTCCCGGAACTGCATAGATCCTCGAACCGGCGCTCCTCACCCGCCTTTAAGGATAGAGCAAGCGCTAGACCAGTTGAAAGTGCCCATAGACCCATTCAAGGACGTGGAGGAGCAGGCTAAAGCCGTAATCGACAAGATGAGGCAAATACTTCCGATCCGTGTTGAAAACGTTAAGGTTGAAGTGAAGGTAAATCCTGAGTTCGCTGCGAAGGCCTATAACATAATAAAGAACCACGCCAGGATCCTGGAGGAGAAATGGTTAAACGACGGATCTTGGAGTGGGGTAGTTGAAATGGCGGCTGGGCTGTATGGACCGTTCATCGAGAAGATGGGTAAGGCGACGAAGGGCACAGTCTACGCCAAGGTGCAGAAATAA